From the genome of Candidatus Delongbacteria bacterium, one region includes:
- a CDS encoding T9SS type A sorting domain-containing protein, whose translation MKKIIIYLFLLILSLNAAISITENSGVAKIKMNDVEAKEGKYSLTLALPTDEIDLNVSKLVFENCNGTLNLSKDLPDMSITPFTFREMSGFTIQFDKGDEKSISDLEMEITYNETRSKGYISEAFVNSYRSIADNYETSYLVNLPYSAPRMLILGKELASQYVSYLVQWKRMKGIETDYVTLESIGSTTADGIKSYIHSRYENYETRPDYLLIIGDVDDMYQFPSFYITEENDVTDLPYTLMEGSDYLPEIIAGRISVDNPNELGTVISKIFYYEKTPEMTNSDWFKKALVVAGNYSNTLPVPTTPVEVSEWLADKLVDYGYVNVDEIYFDKASGQVNNNPAEIATSINNGTGIVTYRGWGNAHGWHVPEFKVSHLNLLNNGSMLPIVTSIVCNTADFANINVDPCFGEAIVRLGSVSAPKGAVAMVGPSDLHTNTKYNNAIFAGFYTGLLDEDNHDFGSLVLRGKSELYNNYPLELGAGDKVEFNYHVYNILGDPSISVWTDTPQSITADIPNETYKGVDYFTFNTNITGTVVTVVDSGNNLVARTVVDNSNFTFTFPPQDENFKVTFTKPNCKPLIKEISVTQGENIASVEEVILNNPLSGGSDCSITVKVKNYGSNALNNLSGTLSSLSSNATVVNSSGNFGNLSSGSIGEANFVIHPEAGLNSLEKLDFKLAYSNGTESKFSLFMNNLLLSYQSFIVADGDGILSPGETSTVKFKVKNIGSEINSLNCNVLSLNNAFTVTVPNSTASSISNNEEFEVTATISANSQAYNGKSVRAQILFTDDHGVDSHVYADFIIGQSSQNQPTGPCSYGYYAYDSNDTGFEHSPSYEWINIDPQNGGSGTVIELADDEIDVIDLPFNLKYFGQNFDHVKVCTNGWLSVGETVHANFRNWNIPAALGPYGMIAPYWDDLIGEKVGTNHNDVRISHYYDSVNNRYIISWLDCYNNFDDTSLEKFQVVITDPTYTGSPDGSSDIIFNYHTVNNPDQSSNYATVGIENLEQNDGLCYSFADIYSPGSSQLTNGLSIKFTTKRPDDFVGVEENSPEDFGIIGNYPNPFNPETSIKFSINTAGMTKLSVYNMLGEKVKELYNGYMKNGIHQVQFNAVDSNGRELASGVYMIKLENNSNISLKRALLIK comes from the coding sequence ATGAAAAAAATTATTATTTATCTCTTCCTCCTCATCCTCAGTTTAAATGCTGCAATTTCTATAACAGAAAATAGTGGTGTTGCAAAAATAAAAATGAATGATGTAGAAGCAAAAGAGGGAAAATATTCACTTACCCTTGCACTTCCTACTGATGAGATTGACTTAAATGTTTCAAAACTAGTTTTTGAAAATTGCAATGGTACTTTAAATCTAAGTAAAGATTTACCAGATATGTCAATCACTCCTTTTACATTCAGAGAGATGAGCGGTTTTACAATACAATTTGATAAAGGTGATGAAAAATCTATCTCAGATCTTGAGATGGAGATTACTTATAACGAAACGAGATCCAAGGGTTATATCTCAGAAGCCTTTGTAAATTCTTACAGAAGTATTGCTGATAATTATGAAACATCTTACTTAGTAAATCTACCATATTCAGCTCCACGAATGTTGATTTTAGGTAAAGAATTAGCGAGCCAATATGTTTCATATCTTGTTCAATGGAAGAGAATGAAAGGTATCGAAACTGATTATGTAACCTTGGAGTCAATTGGTTCCACAACTGCAGATGGTATCAAAAGTTATATCCATTCAAGATATGAAAATTATGAAACAAGACCTGATTATCTTCTTATAATTGGTGATGTTGATGATATGTATCAATTTCCGTCATTTTACATCACGGAAGAAAATGATGTTACCGATCTTCCATACACTTTGATGGAAGGGAGTGATTATCTTCCTGAGATAATTGCAGGTAGGATTTCTGTGGACAACCCAAATGAATTAGGAACTGTAATTTCAAAAATATTTTATTACGAAAAAACTCCAGAGATGACGAACTCAGACTGGTTTAAAAAAGCTCTAGTAGTTGCAGGTAATTATTCAAACACTTTACCAGTTCCGACAACACCAGTAGAAGTGTCTGAATGGTTAGCAGATAAATTAGTCGATTATGGATATGTTAATGTTGATGAAATCTATTTTGATAAAGCAAGTGGTCAGGTGAATAATAATCCTGCAGAGATTGCTACTTCAATTAATAATGGAACCGGAATTGTGACTTACAGAGGATGGGGTAATGCACATGGATGGCATGTTCCAGAGTTTAAAGTTAGTCATCTGAATCTATTGAATAATGGTTCCATGCTTCCAATTGTTACATCTATTGTATGTAATACAGCAGATTTTGCAAATATAAATGTTGATCCTTGTTTTGGTGAAGCCATTGTAAGGCTTGGTAGTGTTTCAGCTCCAAAAGGTGCTGTCGCAATGGTTGGTCCGTCCGATCTTCATACCAACACAAAATATAATAATGCTATTTTTGCTGGGTTTTATACAGGTCTATTAGATGAAGACAATCACGATTTTGGTTCTCTAGTATTGAGAGGAAAATCTGAACTTTACAATAATTACCCACTTGAATTGGGTGCAGGAGATAAAGTTGAGTTTAATTATCATGTTTACAATATTCTTGGCGATCCTTCAATTTCTGTATGGACAGATACTCCACAATCTATTACAGCTGATATTCCAAATGAAACGTACAAAGGTGTAGACTATTTCACCTTTAATACAAATATTACTGGTACAGTTGTGACTGTTGTCGATTCAGGTAACAATCTGGTAGCCAGAACAGTAGTTGACAATAGTAATTTTACGTTTACATTCCCTCCACAGGATGAAAATTTCAAAGTAACCTTTACAAAACCAAACTGTAAACCTTTGATAAAAGAGATATCAGTTACTCAGGGTGAAAACATTGCATCTGTTGAGGAAGTTATACTTAACAATCCTCTTTCTGGAGGAAGTGATTGTTCTATTACAGTAAAAGTAAAGAATTATGGATCTAATGCATTAAACAATCTAAGTGGAACTTTAAGTTCTTTATCTTCCAATGCGACTGTGGTTAACTCTTCTGGTAATTTCGGAAACTTAAGTTCAGGGTCAATAGGTGAAGCAAATTTTGTTATTCATCCCGAAGCAGGTCTTAATTCCCTTGAAAAGCTGGATTTTAAACTGGCGTACAGCAATGGAACAGAATCTAAGTTCTCACTTTTTATGAACAATCTTTTATTATCATACCAGAGCTTTATTGTTGCAGATGGTGATGGAATTTTGAGTCCAGGTGAGACCTCAACAGTTAAATTTAAAGTTAAAAATATTGGTAGCGAAATCAATTCGTTAAATTGTAATGTATTGAGTTTAAATAATGCTTTCACTGTTACTGTTCCAAATTCTACAGCTTCTTCAATCTCAAATAATGAAGAATTTGAAGTAACTGCAACTATATCGGCGAATTCTCAAGCTTATAATGGTAAATCAGTAAGAGCACAAATTTTATTTACTGATGATCATGGAGTTGATAGTCATGTTTATGCCGATTTTATAATTGGTCAATCTTCACAAAACCAACCTACAGGACCTTGTTCATATGGTTATTATGCCTATGATAGTAATGATACTGGGTTTGAACACAGCCCTTCCTATGAGTGGATTAATATAGATCCTCAAAATGGTGGAAGTGGTACTGTTATTGAATTGGCCGATGATGAAATTGATGTTATTGATCTTCCTTTTAATTTGAAATATTTTGGACAAAATTTTGATCATGTAAAAGTTTGTACGAATGGATGGCTATCTGTAGGTGAGACAGTTCACGCAAATTTTAGGAACTGGAATATTCCAGCTGCACTGGGACCATATGGCATGATTGCTCCATATTGGGATGATCTTATTGGTGAAAAAGTTGGAACGAATCATAACGATGTTAGAATTTCTCACTATTATGATAGTGTGAATAATAGATATATTATCAGTTGGTTGGATTGTTACAATAATTTTGATGATACATCACTTGAAAAATTTCAAGTTGTTATAACTGATCCTACTTATACCGGTTCTCCTGATGGTAGTAGCGATATTATTTTCAACTACCATACAGTAAATAATCCAGATCAAAGTTCAAATTATGCAACGGTTGGTATTGAAAATTTAGAGCAAAACGACGGTCTATGTTATAGCTTTGCTGATATATATTCACCTGGCTCATCTCAGCTAACAAATGGTTTATCAATAAAATTTACTACAAAGAGACCTGATGATTTTGTAGGTGTTGAGGAAAATAGTCCGGAAGATTTTGGAATAATTGGAAACTATCCAAATCCTTTCAACCCTGAAACAAGTATCAAATTTTCTATTAATACAGCAGGAATGACTAAACTTAGTGTTTACAATATGTTGGGTGAAAAAGTTAAAGAACTTTATAATGGTTACATGAAAAATGGTATACATCAGGTTCAATTTAATGCTGTTGATAGCAATGGAAGAGAATTGGCTAGTGGTGTTTATATGATTAAACTGGAAAATAACAGCAATATCTCTTTAAAGAGAGCATTGTTAATTAAATAG
- the pgsB gene encoding poly-gamma-glutamate synthase PgsB: protein MYSLIIGLLIMIAYGVYEKQRHLRSRKKIPFLIHVNGTRGKSSVTRLITAGLRGGGFRAMGKTTGSAPRIIFEDGSEIPVVRNFGANVREQLRVIRFASKRSIDYIVMECMAVNPEYQWVTEHKMLRSDIGVITNTREDHLDLMGPGIRNCVLSLCNTVPFGKKMYTSEYKFFPLMKTVADERETELIGAYGETVTDEEISGFSHIEHKDNVALALKICTDLGIKREDALKEMYNALPDIGAAEVYHIVDGKKEFYFANFFAANDPESSKTAIEYTSELYKFCDKVFVVLSTREDRMYRSEQLAEMMATVQFDNFILVGNEPKTVRDYCLNFKIPKDKITALGFVSGEEFTKKIFSMDFNKAVVIGIGNIHGNGTILMEHLLARKV, encoded by the coding sequence ATGTACTCGTTAATAATCGGTCTCTTAATTATGATTGCTTATGGTGTCTATGAGAAACAGAGACATTTAAGAAGCCGTAAAAAAATTCCTTTTTTAATTCACGTTAATGGAACTAGAGGAAAATCCAGTGTAACAAGACTGATAACCGCCGGCTTAAGGGGTGGCGGTTTCAGAGCAATGGGGAAAACAACAGGCTCAGCTCCAAGAATCATTTTTGAAGATGGTAGTGAAATTCCTGTTGTTAGAAATTTTGGTGCAAATGTAAGGGAACAACTCAGAGTAATCAGGTTCGCGTCAAAAAGATCGATTGATTATATTGTGATGGAGTGTATGGCGGTTAATCCTGAATATCAATGGGTGACAGAACACAAAATGTTGAGATCTGATATTGGAGTAATAACTAATACTAGGGAAGATCATCTTGATTTAATGGGGCCCGGAATAAGGAATTGTGTTCTTTCTTTATGTAATACTGTTCCATTTGGTAAAAAAATGTACACTTCTGAATATAAGTTTTTCCCTCTTATGAAGACTGTAGCTGATGAAAGAGAAACTGAATTGATTGGTGCATATGGGGAAACTGTTACAGATGAAGAAATTTCTGGTTTTTCTCATATAGAACACAAGGATAATGTAGCTTTAGCTTTAAAAATTTGTACCGATCTTGGAATAAAACGTGAAGACGCATTGAAAGAGATGTACAATGCCCTGCCTGATATTGGTGCAGCTGAAGTTTATCATATTGTTGATGGTAAAAAAGAGTTTTATTTCGCTAATTTTTTTGCTGCAAATGATCCTGAATCTTCAAAAACTGCGATAGAGTATACTTCTGAACTTTACAAATTTTGTGATAAAGTTTTTGTTGTTTTGAGTACCAGAGAAGATAGAATGTACAGATCTGAGCAACTTGCAGAAATGATGGCTACGGTACAATTCGATAATTTTATTTTAGTAGGAAACGAGCCCAAAACTGTAAGGGATTATTGCCTAAATTTCAAGATTCCCAAAGATAAAATAACAGCTTTAGGTTTTGTAAGTGGTGAAGAATTTACAAAGAAAATTTTTAGTATGGATTTTAATAAGGCCGTGGTGATTGGTATTGGTAATATTCACGGTAATGGAACAATTTTAATGGAGCATTTATTAGCTAGAAAGGTTTAA
- the pgsC gene encoding poly-gamma-glutamate biosynthesis protein PgsC, whose amino-acid sequence MAEVSIGIGVIISLFLLETFGAAAGGIVVAGYVALFTHQPYSAIGTLIISILVFLIVKVIGNYMFLYGRRRMVISVLLGFIFGWTVRNYGLFTMFHADYTVTVIGFIIPGLIANSMAKQGFFKTITVLGIATVVTRLILILVFEGKMINIG is encoded by the coding sequence ATGGCTGAAGTATCTATCGGCATTGGAGTAATAATCAGTCTGTTTCTACTTGAGACATTTGGAGCAGCCGCAGGTGGAATCGTTGTTGCCGGTTATGTTGCTCTTTTTACCCACCAGCCCTATTCTGCAATCGGGACTCTAATTATAAGTATTCTTGTATTTTTGATAGTAAAAGTAATTGGTAATTACATGTTTTTATACGGAAGAAGGAGAATGGTAATCTCAGTTCTTCTTGGTTTTATATTTGGATGGACCGTAAGAAATTATGGCTTATTCACCATGTTTCATGCAGATTATACGGTGACTGTAATTGGTTTTATCATTCCTGGACTTATTGCCAACTCTATGGCAAAACAGGGTTTTTTTAAAACAATTACTGTTCTTGGAATTGCTACTGTAGTTACCAGACTTATTTTGATTCTGGTTTTTGAAGGTAAAATGATTAACATAGGATAA
- the pgsW gene encoding poly-gamma-glutamate system protein, with protein MYTPSAKSLSSLIGLFVISIVLMLIVENSRVFKEEENYESKLNAAKQMKKAELAIKEFRDNQGFVYDELNDPNKTGLIGEQNTVITTDRGDVDEKLTSLNPNFAAIIIDYFKELELKEGDEVAVSLTGSNPALNIAVYSAIYTMKLKPVIITSLGSSMFGANDPEFTWLDMERVLNEKGVFDYKSIAASLGGGRDIGRGLNRHGRFLLASAIERNNVEFIKEKSLTASIEKKSSLFDIKNHAYKAYINIGGGLSSIGTSVNAKLLKPGINKFVKFNNLKVKGTLFHFGDSDIPVLHLFDIKAIADRYQIPSAPDVVPEPGEGTMFKTERYNLVTASISLAILSIMILVVIVFDRKQMKLRESEVNRIKDKSMVASVH; from the coding sequence ATGTACACACCGAGTGCAAAATCCCTTTCAAGTCTTATAGGGCTGTTTGTAATATCAATAGTGTTAATGCTTATTGTGGAGAACAGCAGGGTTTTTAAGGAAGAAGAGAATTATGAATCCAAATTAAACGCTGCTAAACAGATGAAAAAGGCTGAATTAGCTATAAAAGAATTTAGAGATAATCAGGGTTTTGTTTATGATGAACTAAATGATCCTAATAAAACCGGTTTGATTGGGGAACAAAATACTGTTATCACTACGGATAGGGGAGATGTTGATGAGAAGCTTACATCTTTGAATCCCAATTTTGCTGCAATAATAATAGATTACTTCAAGGAGCTTGAGTTAAAAGAGGGTGATGAGGTTGCAGTAAGTCTTACAGGCAGTAACCCAGCTTTAAATATTGCTGTTTATTCTGCAATATATACTATGAAATTAAAACCTGTAATCATTACGAGTTTAGGTTCGTCAATGTTTGGTGCAAACGATCCCGAGTTCACATGGCTTGATATGGAAAGAGTTTTAAATGAAAAAGGTGTTTTCGATTATAAATCAATAGCTGCTTCACTTGGAGGTGGTCGGGATATTGGAAGAGGGTTAAACAGACATGGCAGATTTTTGCTTGCTTCAGCTATTGAAAGAAACAATGTTGAATTTATAAAGGAAAAATCACTTACAGCTTCGATTGAGAAGAAGTCATCTCTTTTTGATATTAAAAATCATGCTTATAAGGCGTATATCAATATTGGCGGAGGATTATCCAGCATAGGAACCTCTGTAAATGCTAAACTACTAAAACCAGGAATCAACAAATTTGTTAAGTTCAATAATTTGAAAGTTAAAGGTACTTTATTTCATTTTGGTGATAGCGATATTCCTGTTTTACACCTCTTTGATATAAAAGCAATTGCTGATAGATATCAAATACCTTCAGCTCCAGACGTAGTTCCTGAACCGGGAGAAGGTACGATGTTTAAAACTGAAAGATACAATCTAGTAACAGCCTCAATATCGCTGGCTATTCTATCAATTATGATTCTTGTTGTAATAGTATTTGATAGAAAGCAAATGAAGTTGAGAGAGTCTGAAGTAAACAGAATAAAAGATAAATCGATGGTCGCATCCGTCCATTAA
- a CDS encoding T9SS type A sorting domain-containing protein, which produces MRKVLIFLLFSFTLLFSLEVKKSGENYVLSGDFAYELDLSKSGVDECIEIKSDDFIFSDIEGDYKLPYKTYLLALPDAGSLSVGEIGYTQEVVNLESPLYYVPTKNGCLPQSRNHDIVEIGDPIIAGNTRFVQVVLRPMAYNDEKKELKIYNNFNIELKYNETISRNVRTHSTKSRSLLKMMNNQIVGYEDVDKGIESFRGVYAFVYPDNCENYVNYLKEWKESMGYKVLMVKKSVAGNTAIQIKNYLSNIYFNGDYGLDYVILFGDVNGSYTIPSFYVEGYLHPQDVSDHKFTVVDGDDYFSDFLIGRLSFRDLNQLGTMITKIIKYEKEPNSNGWTKKALMMGVNNNEYVSGVQTLRTVKKKLLDFTYTNVDSFFTPENSSPNALRQKINTGYSVLAYRGFGGPAYWSGEWDHMFEINDINSLSNGDMLPFVASIVCGGGNFASNDYSTCFGETWLTAGSVTSFKGGIGFVGPSEHDTKTQFNNCNMSGLFQGFTKENIFKCGEMMTRGKMEMYNNYPDYHNWGNALNSDQFYFYVYNLIGDPALEVHHDYIKQLNLEVIDNPVIGQDDLKVRVTKDGNAVAEAYVSLKDENGLISAFKTGADGVVSIPYTYEQKEYKLCVAMVNSIADEIIFTPNSLNANIICLSQSLFSGEAGSNLSIDLELKNISTNVINDGYADFLSYDGITAESQIVNFGDIDPQETKTISLVIYLPQEWNKEDYASFSLKNESIGLDFSIRLEIISPDLNFEMLILESSQYLISNSDNSFKIRLKNTGSISTGDLDLNLFANSNNVEIIQNCSSIDNIEQSESKNSNDNFIIHLESVWNSEPIGFGLEVKKNNCVTDTLKFTVPAGLIDQNSPTWSTYGYVAIESSDSVDGIVSPVYNWLEISPYASGPGVQMYEVESNVDGRIFHESLPFTFKYYGLDYDAITVCSNGYISMGLTNLIYHRNRTIPSGCGAEAMIAPFWDRYTEGYLYKYYDEENHQFIIEWKNMRSVYNQNQRMYFQLILLDPEFHITPTGDGEMIFMYQEVHNVDAEDNYATVGIENQDQNEGLLLSYSKLYPETMHEIQNESAILITTRNLELVGSDDTIASSFELLNNYPNPFNPETVIRFNSEDFENIEFKVYNSNGQMMFRREIVGVRRGYNSFVFNAENLNSGVYFYTISSGKKSNNGKMLLIK; this is translated from the coding sequence ATGAGAAAAGTTTTAATATTTCTTCTCTTTTCATTTACACTTCTATTCTCTCTTGAAGTTAAGAAATCTGGAGAAAATTATGTTCTATCTGGTGACTTTGCTTATGAATTGGATCTAAGTAAAAGCGGAGTTGATGAGTGTATTGAAATAAAATCTGATGACTTTATTTTCAGTGACATTGAAGGTGATTATAAATTACCGTATAAGACCTATTTGTTAGCCTTACCTGATGCCGGTAGTTTATCTGTTGGCGAGATTGGATATACTCAAGAAGTAGTTAATTTAGAATCTCCTTTGTATTATGTACCTACAAAGAATGGTTGTTTGCCACAGAGCAGAAATCATGATATAGTAGAGATAGGAGACCCGATTATCGCGGGAAATACGAGATTTGTTCAGGTTGTTTTAAGACCTATGGCCTATAATGACGAGAAAAAAGAACTTAAAATTTACAACAATTTCAACATTGAGCTCAAATATAATGAAACAATAAGTCGTAATGTCAGAACGCATTCTACAAAAAGCAGATCATTATTGAAAATGATGAACAATCAGATAGTCGGTTATGAAGATGTAGATAAAGGGATAGAAAGCTTTAGAGGAGTTTACGCATTCGTATACCCTGACAATTGTGAAAACTATGTTAATTATTTGAAAGAATGGAAAGAATCCATGGGCTATAAAGTCCTCATGGTAAAAAAATCTGTAGCAGGAAATACAGCGATACAAATAAAAAACTATCTAAGCAATATTTACTTCAATGGTGATTATGGTCTTGATTATGTAATTCTATTTGGTGATGTTAATGGTTCTTATACTATTCCATCATTTTACGTAGAAGGTTATCTACACCCTCAAGATGTATCCGATCATAAATTTACAGTTGTTGATGGGGATGATTATTTTTCAGATTTTCTAATTGGAAGACTTTCCTTTAGAGATTTGAATCAATTGGGAACGATGATAACAAAAATAATCAAATATGAGAAAGAACCAAATAGTAATGGATGGACAAAAAAAGCACTTATGATGGGTGTTAATAATAACGAATATGTTTCCGGTGTTCAAACTTTAAGAACAGTAAAGAAGAAACTTCTTGATTTTACTTACACAAATGTTGATTCCTTTTTTACTCCTGAAAATAGTTCGCCAAATGCTTTACGCCAAAAAATAAACACTGGGTATAGTGTTTTGGCATACAGAGGATTTGGTGGTCCTGCATATTGGTCAGGAGAATGGGATCATATGTTTGAAATAAATGATATCAATTCATTGAGCAATGGTGATATGCTTCCTTTTGTTGCTTCAATTGTATGTGGAGGAGGAAATTTTGCTTCAAATGATTACAGTACTTGTTTTGGTGAAACATGGTTAACAGCAGGATCTGTAACGTCATTTAAAGGTGGAATAGGGTTTGTAGGTCCAAGTGAGCATGACACTAAAACTCAGTTTAACAATTGTAATATGTCTGGACTATTTCAAGGATTCACTAAGGAAAATATTTTCAAATGCGGTGAAATGATGACCAGAGGTAAAATGGAAATGTACAATAATTATCCTGATTATCATAATTGGGGTAATGCCTTAAACTCAGATCAATTTTATTTTTATGTTTACAATCTAATAGGTGATCCAGCTCTTGAAGTTCATCATGATTATATAAAACAGTTAAATCTTGAAGTTATTGATAATCCTGTTATTGGACAAGATGATTTAAAAGTAAGAGTTACAAAAGATGGTAATGCAGTTGCAGAAGCCTATGTATCATTGAAAGATGAGAACGGATTGATAAGTGCCTTTAAAACAGGAGCTGATGGAGTTGTAAGTATTCCATATACTTATGAACAAAAGGAGTATAAACTATGTGTTGCAATGGTAAATTCAATAGCAGATGAGATAATTTTTACACCAAATTCTTTAAACGCTAATATAATTTGCCTTTCCCAAAGCTTATTTTCAGGAGAGGCTGGCTCTAATCTTAGTATAGATCTGGAATTGAAAAACATTTCAACGAATGTTATAAATGACGGATATGCTGATTTCCTTTCTTATGATGGAATAACAGCAGAATCTCAAATAGTTAATTTTGGAGATATTGATCCTCAGGAAACTAAAACAATTTCACTGGTTATATACTTACCACAAGAGTGGAATAAGGAAGATTATGCTTCTTTTTCATTGAAAAATGAGAGCATTGGCTTAGATTTTTCTATAAGACTTGAGATAATTTCTCCTGATTTAAATTTTGAGATGTTGATTTTAGAAAGCTCACAATATCTAATTAGTAACAGCGATAATAGTTTTAAAATTAGATTGAAAAATACTGGTTCTATCAGTACTGGTGATTTAGATCTGAATCTGTTTGCCAATTCAAACAATGTAGAGATCATTCAAAATTGTTCAAGTATTGATAATATTGAGCAAAGTGAATCAAAAAATTCCAATGATAACTTTATTATTCATTTGGAGAGTGTATGGAATTCTGAACCTATTGGTTTTGGACTTGAAGTAAAAAAGAATAATTGTGTAACTGATACATTAAAATTTACTGTTCCAGCTGGTCTTATAGATCAAAATTCTCCAACATGGTCTACCTATGGTTATGTTGCAATTGAATCCTCTGACAGTGTAGATGGTATTGTGTCACCAGTTTATAATTGGCTTGAAATCAGTCCATATGCGAGTGGTCCAGGTGTTCAGATGTATGAAGTAGAGTCAAATGTCGATGGTAGAATATTTCATGAATCTTTACCGTTTACGTTTAAATATTATGGTTTAGACTATGACGCAATTACAGTATGCAGTAATGGATACATATCCATGGGATTAACAAATCTTATATATCACAGAAATCGTACTATCCCATCAGGTTGTGGTGCTGAAGCTATGATTGCTCCTTTCTGGGACAGATATACAGAAGGGTATTTATATAAGTATTATGATGAAGAAAATCACCAATTTATCATCGAATGGAAAAATATGCGGTCAGTTTACAATCAGAATCAAAGAATGTATTTTCAATTGATTCTTTTGGATCCGGAATTTCATATAACTCCAACCGGTGATGGTGAGATGATTTTCATGTATCAGGAAGTACATAATGTGGATGCAGAAGATAATTATGCTACTGTTGGGATTGAGAATCAAGATCAAAATGAAGGATTACTTCTTTCATACAGCAAATTATATCCTGAAACAATGCATGAGATTCAAAATGAAAGTGCTATTTTGATAACTACACGGAATCTTGAACTTGTTGGAAGCGATGATACAATTGCCTCTTCGTTTGAATTACTCAATAATTATCCAAATCCTTTCAATCCAGAAACGGTAATCAGGTTTAATTCTGAAGATTTTGAAAATATTGAATTTAAAGTTTATAATTCCAATGGTCAGATGATGTTTAGAAGAGAGATTGTTGGTGTTAGAAGAGGATATAATTCCTTTGTTTTCAATGCTGAAAACCTAAACTCAGGAGTGTATTTTTACACAATTTCTTCTGGAAAAAAATCAAATAATGGAAAAATGTTATTAATTAAATAG